A window of the Pseudomonas sp. B21_DOA genome harbors these coding sequences:
- a CDS encoding ATP-binding cassette domain-containing protein produces MYKLEVQDLHKRYGSHEVLKGVSLKAAAGDVISIIGSSGSGKSTFLRCINLLEQPHAGKILLNNEELKLVANKDGALKAADPKQLQRMRSRLSMVFQHFNLWSHMTALENIMEAPVHVLGVSKAEAREKAEHYLNKVGVAHRKDAFPGHMSGGEQQRVAIARALAMEPEVMLFDEPTSALDPELVGDVLKVMQALAQEGRTMVVVTHEMGFAREVSNQLVFLHKGVVEESGNPREVLVNPQSERLQQFLSGSLK; encoded by the coding sequence ATGTACAAACTTGAAGTCCAAGACCTGCATAAACGCTATGGCAGTCACGAAGTGCTCAAGGGCGTGTCCCTGAAAGCCGCCGCCGGCGATGTGATCAGCATCATCGGCTCCAGTGGCTCCGGCAAAAGTACTTTCCTGCGTTGCATCAACCTGCTCGAGCAGCCGCACGCCGGCAAGATTCTGCTCAACAACGAAGAGCTGAAACTGGTGGCGAACAAGGACGGCGCGCTGAAAGCGGCTGACCCCAAGCAGCTGCAGCGCATGCGTTCGCGCCTGTCGATGGTGTTCCAGCATTTCAACCTGTGGTCGCACATGACCGCGCTGGAAAACATCATGGAAGCGCCGGTGCACGTGCTCGGCGTATCCAAGGCCGAAGCCCGCGAGAAAGCCGAGCACTACCTGAACAAGGTTGGCGTGGCCCATCGTAAGGATGCATTCCCTGGGCATATGTCCGGCGGCGAGCAGCAGCGTGTGGCGATTGCCCGGGCGCTGGCGATGGAGCCGGAAGTGATGCTGTTCGACGAACCGACCTCGGCCCTCGACCCGGAGCTGGTCGGCGACGTGCTGAAAGTCATGCAGGCGCTGGCGCAGGAAGGTCGCACCATGGTTGTGGTGACTCACGAAATGGGCTTCGCCCGTGAAGTGTCGAACCAGTTGGTGTTCCTGCACAAAGGCGTCGTCGAAGAAAGCGGCAACCCGCGCGAAGTGCTGGTCAACCCGCAGTCGGAGCGCTTGCAGCAGTTCCTGTCGGGCAGCCTGAAATAA